The Euzebya sp. genome has a segment encoding these proteins:
- a CDS encoding ribbon-helix-helix protein, CopG family — MSDVLIRDVPDEVVSAIDARAKRMGISRTEYLRRALIRDARVTVGAVSVDDLRAFSERHRDLDDPDIMRSAWS, encoded by the coding sequence ATGTCAGACGTGCTGATCAGGGACGTGCCCGACGAGGTCGTCTCCGCCATCGATGCCCGCGCGAAGCGGATGGGGATCTCGCGGACCGAGTACCTCCGGCGAGCCCTCATCCGTGACGCCCGGGTCACCGTCGGAGCCGTCAGCGTCGATGACCTCCGCGCGTTCAGCGAGCGCCACAGGGACCTTGATGATCCCGACATCATGCGGTCTGCCTGGTCGTGA
- a CDS encoding helix-turn-helix domain-containing protein: MDVPAGSEPVTRVAVLSTDELEVLVAEASARAAEQVLHASTTQRGLKVSEVAERLSCAESTVYGMIQRGEFPVIRLGSAIRVPESALDDWVRSQTAPLHQPRPPA; this comes from the coding sequence ATGGACGTCCCGGCCGGCAGCGAACCCGTCACACGCGTGGCGGTCCTCAGCACCGACGAGCTCGAAGTGCTGGTCGCCGAGGCATCTGCCCGCGCCGCCGAACAGGTGCTCCACGCATCGACGACCCAGCGCGGCTTGAAGGTGTCCGAGGTCGCCGAGCGGCTGTCGTGTGCGGAGTCGACGGTGTACGGGATGATCCAGCGGGGTGAGTTCCCGGTGATCCGGCTCGGCTCGGCCATCCGGGTCCCCGAGTCCGCCCTCGACGACTGGGTCAGGTCTCAGACGGCACCGCTCCACCAGCCCCGCCCTCCTGCGTGA
- the xerC gene encoding tyrosine recombinase XerC, which yields MLQAELEAHGERLAEPDLTLAAYLEQTWLPRLEARAARGEIRPQTADLYAQRARTWVIPTIGQVKLRDLRPRHVEMLLDAVTRAGRKPGTANRSKAVLSLALGDARRAGFPVTNVAADVRSLPERRGEPVVATPERARHLLDLVADDQFGIAVVLMAVLGLRVGEALGLAWSDVDLDGPTVRIRRQARRYGGRMTFPDVKSAASRRMIVLPEVVVEALVAHRGRQAAARATAPVWTDPEPGPLVVTSAVGTAVEVGNLRRWWVDVREGAALPGMRLHDLRHSAATFALAAGASVREVADLLGHADGGALVLSRYGHVLDERRRLNAARLNRVFTQEGGAGGAVPSET from the coding sequence GTGCTGCAGGCCGAGCTGGAGGCGCACGGCGAGCGACTGGCCGAGCCGGACCTGACGTTGGCGGCGTACCTGGAGCAGACGTGGCTGCCGCGGCTGGAGGCCCGAGCCGCGCGCGGGGAGATCCGGCCGCAGACCGCCGACCTGTACGCCCAGCGGGCGCGGACCTGGGTCATCCCGACCATCGGGCAGGTGAAGCTGCGCGACCTGCGTCCCCGGCACGTCGAGATGCTGCTGGACGCGGTGACGCGCGCGGGCCGCAAGCCGGGCACGGCCAACCGGAGCAAGGCCGTCCTGTCCCTCGCGCTCGGCGACGCCCGCCGCGCGGGGTTCCCGGTCACCAACGTCGCCGCGGACGTGCGGTCCCTACCCGAGCGGAGAGGTGAGCCGGTCGTGGCCACGCCCGAGCGGGCCCGTCACCTGCTGGACCTGGTCGCCGACGACCAGTTCGGCATCGCGGTCGTGCTGATGGCCGTCCTCGGCCTGCGGGTGGGAGAGGCGCTGGGTCTGGCGTGGTCCGACGTGGACCTCGACGGCCCGACGGTGCGCATCCGTCGCCAGGCGCGCCGCTACGGGGGGAGGATGACGTTCCCGGACGTGAAGTCCGCGGCCAGCCGGCGGATGATCGTGCTCCCCGAGGTCGTGGTCGAGGCGCTCGTGGCCCATCGTGGGCGGCAGGCGGCGGCGCGGGCGACCGCACCGGTGTGGACCGACCCCGAACCGGGGCCGCTGGTGGTCACGTCCGCGGTTGGGACGGCGGTGGAGGTGGGGAACCTTCGACGGTGGTGGGTCGATGTCCGTGAGGGGGCCGCCCTGCCGGGAATGCGGCTGCACGACCTGCGGCACTCCGCGGCCACCTTCGCCCTCGCGGCTGGCGCGTCGGTGCGTGAGGTCGCCGACCTGCTGGGGCATGCGGATGGCGGCGCGTTGGTGCTGTCGCGCTACGGCCATGTGCTGGACGAGCGGCGCCGGCTGAACGCGGCCAGGCTGAACCGGGTGTTCACGCAGGAGGGCGGGGCTGGTGGAGCGGTGCCGTCTGAGACCTGA